Proteins encoded within one genomic window of Calonectris borealis chromosome 1, bCalBor7.hap1.2, whole genome shotgun sequence:
- the GPM6B gene encoding neuronal membrane glycoprotein M6-b isoform X9 → MQYVIYGIASFFFLYGIILLAEGFYTTSAVKELHGEFKTTACGRCISGMFVFLTYVLGVAWLGVFGFSAVPVFMFYNIWSTCEVIKSLQTNVTVPGDQICVDIRQYGIIPWNAVPGKACGPILENICNTNEFYMSYHLFIVACAGAGATVIALIHFLMILSSNWAYLKDASKMQAYQDIKAKEEQELQDIQSRSKEQLNSYT, encoded by the exons ATGCAGTATGTAATTTATGGCATtgcatcatttttcttcttatatgGAATAATCCTTTTGGCAGAAGGTTTTTATACAACAAGTGCTGTGAAGGAGCTGCATGGAGAGTTCAAAACGACAGCCTGTGGCCGCTGCATCAGTGGAATG TTTGTTTTCCTCACCTATGTGCTTGGAGTGGCCTGGCTTGGGGTCTTTGGCTTCTCTGCTGTGCCTGTCTTTATGTTCTATAACATATGGTCAACTTGTGAAGTCATCAAATCTCTTCAGACAAATGTGACAGTTCCAGGGGACCAGATCTGCGTGGATATCAGGCAATACG GTATTATCCCTTGGAACGCTGTACCTGGCAAAGCCTGTGGCCCGATTTTAGAGAACATCTGCAACACGAATGAG TTCTACATGTCTTATCACCTGTTCATTGTGGCTTGTGCTGGAGCTGGTGCCACTGTCATAGCATTG ATCCACTTCCTCATGATACTGTCTTCTAACTGGGCCTACTTAAAGGATGCAAGCAAAATGCAGGCCTACCAAGATATCAAAGCAAAAGAAGAGCAGGAGCTTCAGGATATCCAGTCTCGGTCAAAAGAGCAACTCAATTCTTACACATAA
- the GPM6B gene encoding neuronal membrane glycoprotein M6-b isoform X6: MGCFECCIKCLGGVPYASLVATILCFSGVALFCGCGHVALTGTVSILEQHFSTTASDHALLSEVIQLMQYVIYGIASFFFLYGIILLAEGFYTTSAVKELHGEFKTTACGRCISGMFVFLTYVLGVAWLGVFGFSAVPVFMFYNIWSTCEVIKSLQTNVTVPGDQICVDIRQYGIIPWNAVPGKACGPILENICNTNEFYMSYHLFIVACAGAGATVIALIHFLMILSSNWAYLKDASKMQAYQDIKAKEEQELQDIQSRSKEQLNSYT; encoded by the exons GTTGCTTTGAATGTTGCATTAAGTGCCTAGGAGGAGTGCCATATGCTTCGCTCGTGGCAACCATTCTCTGCTTCTCGGGGGTAGCGTTGTTTTGTGGCTGTGGCCACGTGGCGCTCACGGGAACCGTGTCTATCCTCGAGCAGCACTTCTCCACGACTGCCAGCGACCATGCTTTGCTGAGTGAAGT aatACAGCTAATGCAGTATGTAATTTATGGCATtgcatcatttttcttcttatatgGAATAATCCTTTTGGCAGAAGGTTTTTATACAACAAGTGCTGTGAAGGAGCTGCATGGAGAGTTCAAAACGACAGCCTGTGGCCGCTGCATCAGTGGAATG TTTGTTTTCCTCACCTATGTGCTTGGAGTGGCCTGGCTTGGGGTCTTTGGCTTCTCTGCTGTGCCTGTCTTTATGTTCTATAACATATGGTCAACTTGTGAAGTCATCAAATCTCTTCAGACAAATGTGACAGTTCCAGGGGACCAGATCTGCGTGGATATCAGGCAATACG GTATTATCCCTTGGAACGCTGTACCTGGCAAAGCCTGTGGCCCGATTTTAGAGAACATCTGCAACACGAATGAG TTCTACATGTCTTATCACCTGTTCATTGTGGCTTGTGCTGGAGCTGGTGCCACTGTCATAGCATTG ATCCACTTCCTCATGATACTGTCTTCTAACTGGGCCTACTTAAAGGATGCAAGCAAAATGCAGGCCTACCAAGATATCAAAGCAAAAGAAGAGCAGGAGCTTCAGGATATCCAGTCTCGGTCAAAAGAGCAACTCAATTCTTACACATAA
- the GPM6B gene encoding neuronal membrane glycoprotein M6-b isoform X5: MKPAMETAAEENAEQSQEKKGCFECCIKCLGGVPYASLVATILCFSGVALFCGCGHVALTGTVSILEQHFSTTASDHALLSEVIQLMQYVIYGIASFFFLYGIILLAEGFYTTSAVKELHGEFKTTACGRCISGMFVFLTYVLGVAWLGVFGFSAVPVFMFYNIWSTCEVIKSLQTNVTVPGDQICVDIRQYGIIPWNAVPGKACGPILENICNTNEFYMSYHLFIVACAGAGATVIALIHFLMILSSNWAYLKDASKMQAYQDIKAKEEQELQDIQSRSKEQLNSYT, encoded by the exons GTTGCTTTGAATGTTGCATTAAGTGCCTAGGAGGAGTGCCATATGCTTCGCTCGTGGCAACCATTCTCTGCTTCTCGGGGGTAGCGTTGTTTTGTGGCTGTGGCCACGTGGCGCTCACGGGAACCGTGTCTATCCTCGAGCAGCACTTCTCCACGACTGCCAGCGACCATGCTTTGCTGAGTGAAGT aatACAGCTAATGCAGTATGTAATTTATGGCATtgcatcatttttcttcttatatgGAATAATCCTTTTGGCAGAAGGTTTTTATACAACAAGTGCTGTGAAGGAGCTGCATGGAGAGTTCAAAACGACAGCCTGTGGCCGCTGCATCAGTGGAATG TTTGTTTTCCTCACCTATGTGCTTGGAGTGGCCTGGCTTGGGGTCTTTGGCTTCTCTGCTGTGCCTGTCTTTATGTTCTATAACATATGGTCAACTTGTGAAGTCATCAAATCTCTTCAGACAAATGTGACAGTTCCAGGGGACCAGATCTGCGTGGATATCAGGCAATACG GTATTATCCCTTGGAACGCTGTACCTGGCAAAGCCTGTGGCCCGATTTTAGAGAACATCTGCAACACGAATGAG TTCTACATGTCTTATCACCTGTTCATTGTGGCTTGTGCTGGAGCTGGTGCCACTGTCATAGCATTG ATCCACTTCCTCATGATACTGTCTTCTAACTGGGCCTACTTAAAGGATGCAAGCAAAATGCAGGCCTACCAAGATATCAAAGCAAAAGAAGAGCAGGAGCTTCAGGATATCCAGTCTCGGTCAAAAGAGCAACTCAATTCTTACACATAA
- the GPM6B gene encoding neuronal membrane glycoprotein M6-b isoform X7, which yields MKPAMETAAEENAEQSQEKKGCFECCIKCLGGVPYASLVATILCFSGVALFCGCGHVALTGTVSILEQHFSTTASDHALLSEVIQLMQYVIYGIASFFFLYGIILLAEGFYTTSAVKELHGEFKTTACGRCISGMFVFLTYVLGVAWLGVFGFSAVPVFMFYNIWSTCEVIKSLQTNVTVPGDQICVDIRQYGIIPWNAVPGKACGPILENICNTNEFYMSYHLFIVACAGAGATVIALLIYMMATTYNYAVLKFKSREDCCTKF from the exons GTTGCTTTGAATGTTGCATTAAGTGCCTAGGAGGAGTGCCATATGCTTCGCTCGTGGCAACCATTCTCTGCTTCTCGGGGGTAGCGTTGTTTTGTGGCTGTGGCCACGTGGCGCTCACGGGAACCGTGTCTATCCTCGAGCAGCACTTCTCCACGACTGCCAGCGACCATGCTTTGCTGAGTGAAGT aatACAGCTAATGCAGTATGTAATTTATGGCATtgcatcatttttcttcttatatgGAATAATCCTTTTGGCAGAAGGTTTTTATACAACAAGTGCTGTGAAGGAGCTGCATGGAGAGTTCAAAACGACAGCCTGTGGCCGCTGCATCAGTGGAATG TTTGTTTTCCTCACCTATGTGCTTGGAGTGGCCTGGCTTGGGGTCTTTGGCTTCTCTGCTGTGCCTGTCTTTATGTTCTATAACATATGGTCAACTTGTGAAGTCATCAAATCTCTTCAGACAAATGTGACAGTTCCAGGGGACCAGATCTGCGTGGATATCAGGCAATACG GTATTATCCCTTGGAACGCTGTACCTGGCAAAGCCTGTGGCCCGATTTTAGAGAACATCTGCAACACGAATGAG TTCTACATGTCTTATCACCTGTTCATTGTGGCTTGTGCTGGAGCTGGTGCCACTGTCATAGCATTG CTGATCTACATGATGGCTACTACATATAACTATGCTGTTTTGAAGTTTAAGAGTCGGGAAGATTGCTGCACTAAATTCTAA
- the GPM6B gene encoding neuronal membrane glycoprotein M6-b isoform X8, whose translation MGCFECCIKCLGGVPYASLVATILCFSGVALFCGCGHVALTGTVSILEQHFSTTASDHALLSEVIQLMQYVIYGIASFFFLYGIILLAEGFYTTSAVKELHGEFKTTACGRCISGMFVFLTYVLGVAWLGVFGFSAVPVFMFYNIWSTCEVIKSLQTNVTVPGDQICVDIRQYGIIPWNAVPGKACGPILENICNTNEFYMSYHLFIVACAGAGATVIALLIYMMATTYNYAVLKFKSREDCCTKF comes from the exons GTTGCTTTGAATGTTGCATTAAGTGCCTAGGAGGAGTGCCATATGCTTCGCTCGTGGCAACCATTCTCTGCTTCTCGGGGGTAGCGTTGTTTTGTGGCTGTGGCCACGTGGCGCTCACGGGAACCGTGTCTATCCTCGAGCAGCACTTCTCCACGACTGCCAGCGACCATGCTTTGCTGAGTGAAGT aatACAGCTAATGCAGTATGTAATTTATGGCATtgcatcatttttcttcttatatgGAATAATCCTTTTGGCAGAAGGTTTTTATACAACAAGTGCTGTGAAGGAGCTGCATGGAGAGTTCAAAACGACAGCCTGTGGCCGCTGCATCAGTGGAATG TTTGTTTTCCTCACCTATGTGCTTGGAGTGGCCTGGCTTGGGGTCTTTGGCTTCTCTGCTGTGCCTGTCTTTATGTTCTATAACATATGGTCAACTTGTGAAGTCATCAAATCTCTTCAGACAAATGTGACAGTTCCAGGGGACCAGATCTGCGTGGATATCAGGCAATACG GTATTATCCCTTGGAACGCTGTACCTGGCAAAGCCTGTGGCCCGATTTTAGAGAACATCTGCAACACGAATGAG TTCTACATGTCTTATCACCTGTTCATTGTGGCTTGTGCTGGAGCTGGTGCCACTGTCATAGCATTG CTGATCTACATGATGGCTACTACATATAACTATGCTGTTTTGAAGTTTAAGAGTCGGGAAGATTGCTGCACTAAATTCTAA
- the GPM6B gene encoding neuronal membrane glycoprotein M6-b isoform X10, which translates to MQYVIYGIASFFFLYGIILLAEGFYTTSAVKELHGEFKTTACGRCISGMFVFLTYVLGVAWLGVFGFSAVPVFMFYNIWSTCEVIKSLQTNVTVPGDQICVDIRQYGIIPWNAVPGKACGPILENICNTNEFYMSYHLFIVACAGAGATVIALLIYMMATTYNYAVLKFKSREDCCTKF; encoded by the exons ATGCAGTATGTAATTTATGGCATtgcatcatttttcttcttatatgGAATAATCCTTTTGGCAGAAGGTTTTTATACAACAAGTGCTGTGAAGGAGCTGCATGGAGAGTTCAAAACGACAGCCTGTGGCCGCTGCATCAGTGGAATG TTTGTTTTCCTCACCTATGTGCTTGGAGTGGCCTGGCTTGGGGTCTTTGGCTTCTCTGCTGTGCCTGTCTTTATGTTCTATAACATATGGTCAACTTGTGAAGTCATCAAATCTCTTCAGACAAATGTGACAGTTCCAGGGGACCAGATCTGCGTGGATATCAGGCAATACG GTATTATCCCTTGGAACGCTGTACCTGGCAAAGCCTGTGGCCCGATTTTAGAGAACATCTGCAACACGAATGAG TTCTACATGTCTTATCACCTGTTCATTGTGGCTTGTGCTGGAGCTGGTGCCACTGTCATAGCATTG CTGATCTACATGATGGCTACTACATATAACTATGCTGTTTTGAAGTTTAAGAGTCGGGAAGATTGCTGCACTAAATTCTAA